The proteins below are encoded in one region of Mycobacterium pseudokansasii:
- a CDS encoding LLM class F420-dependent oxidoreductase → MRIGIALDYSGGFHDAVDRVVELEKAGIDIAVVAEAYSFDAVSHLGYLAARTTRVELASGVLPIYIRTPSLLAMTAAGLDFVSDGRFHLGIGTSGPQVIEGFHGVEFDAPIGRTREVVEICRQIWRRERLHYAGKHYQIPLPPDRGTGLGKALQLINHPVRERIPISIAALGPKNVELTAEIAEGWQPVFFYPEKADGVWGEALATGAAKRDPALGPLDVMVGTSLAIGEDVEGRLGWTKPQLALYIGGMGAKGRNFYHSLATRYGFGAVADRIQELYLAGRKREAIDAVPDELVRGIALIGPRGHVAERLAAFADAGVTTLLVRPVTADSGEAVRYVEELLRLRPS, encoded by the coding sequence ATGCGCATCGGCATTGCCCTGGACTACTCGGGCGGCTTTCACGACGCCGTCGACCGCGTCGTCGAACTGGAGAAGGCCGGCATCGACATCGCGGTGGTGGCGGAGGCGTATTCCTTTGACGCCGTCAGCCACCTGGGGTACCTGGCGGCCCGGACCACCCGCGTGGAATTGGCCTCCGGGGTACTTCCGATCTATATCCGCACGCCGTCGCTGCTGGCGATGACCGCCGCTGGCCTGGATTTCGTCTCCGACGGCCGCTTCCACCTCGGGATCGGCACGTCCGGACCGCAAGTGATCGAGGGCTTCCATGGCGTCGAATTCGACGCCCCGATAGGCCGTACCCGCGAGGTGGTGGAAATCTGCCGGCAGATCTGGCGCCGGGAGCGGCTGCACTACGCGGGCAAGCACTACCAGATCCCGCTACCCCCCGATCGCGGAACAGGTTTGGGTAAAGCCCTGCAGCTGATCAACCATCCTGTGCGGGAACGCATTCCGATATCGATCGCCGCACTGGGACCAAAGAACGTCGAACTGACCGCGGAGATCGCGGAGGGCTGGCAGCCGGTGTTCTTCTATCCGGAGAAGGCTGACGGGGTCTGGGGGGAAGCGCTGGCTACCGGCGCCGCCAAACGAGATCCTGCGCTGGGACCGCTGGACGTGATGGTCGGTACCTCGCTGGCGATCGGGGAGGATGTCGAGGGGCGGCTCGGGTGGACGAAACCGCAACTGGCCCTCTACATCGGCGGCATGGGCGCCAAAGGCCGCAACTTCTACCACAGCCTGGCCACCCGCTACGGCTTCGGGGCGGTCGCAGACCGGATCCAGGAGCTGTACCTGGCCGGCCGCAAACGAGAGGCGATCGACGCGGTTCCCGACGAGCTGGTGCGCGGGATCGCGCTGATCGGGCCGCGGGGCCACGTCGCCGAGCGACTGGCCGCCTTCGCCGACGCCGGTGTCACCACGCTGTTGGTCAGACCGGTGACCGCCGATTCCGGTGAAGCGGTGCGCTATGTCGAGGAACTGCTACGCCTACGCCCCTCCTGA
- a CDS encoding nuclear transport factor 2 family protein produces MPTVQVLYGRWITELWAGRRIGTEIVTEDFVGHWPGRDIHGPAELEQIIDETRNMFADLNFAIEIGQLCNGDWVAGRWVGTGHGPGGSEVFTGNDILRLSADRQRFAEYWTGTSTG; encoded by the coding sequence ATGCCGACTGTGCAAGTGCTCTACGGCCGCTGGATTACCGAACTCTGGGCCGGCCGCCGAATCGGCACCGAAATCGTGACCGAAGACTTCGTGGGTCATTGGCCAGGCCGCGACATCCATGGACCTGCCGAGCTTGAGCAGATCATCGATGAGACGCGAAACATGTTCGCGGACTTGAACTTTGCCATCGAAATCGGCCAGCTGTGCAACGGTGACTGGGTCGCCGGCCGCTGGGTGGGCACCGGCCACGGCCCGGGCGGGTCGGAGGTCTTCACCGGCAACGACATCTTGCGCCTCAGCGCCGACCGGCAACGGTTCGCGGAGTATTGGACGGGTACCTCGACAGGCTGA
- a CDS encoding dienelactone hydrolase family protein gives MARTRTLFAALNRRGPHRVLRGDLAFAGLPGVVYTPEAGLNLPGIAFGHDWLTSATRYSGLLEHLASWGIVAGAPDTQRGLVPSVLNLAFDLGVALDIVAGVRLGPGQISVHPAKLGLVGHGFGGSAAVFAAAGMPAKPSAVAAIFPTVTAPPPEQPAATLKVPGLIMSAPGDPKTLTSNALELSQVWDTATLRIVSKAKAGGLVEGRRLTKVVGLAGADRRTQRSVRALLTGYLLYTLDGNKAYREFADPDARLPKTDALDPEAPPVTPEEKIVTLLK, from the coding sequence GTGGCCCGCACCCGCACGCTCTTCGCCGCCCTCAACCGCCGTGGTCCCCACCGCGTTCTGCGCGGTGACCTCGCCTTTGCCGGCCTACCGGGGGTGGTGTACACCCCAGAAGCCGGACTCAACCTGCCCGGTATCGCCTTCGGCCACGACTGGCTGACCTCCGCCACCCGCTATTCGGGACTGCTGGAACACCTCGCGTCATGGGGCATCGTGGCCGGAGCTCCCGATACCCAACGGGGCTTGGTGCCGTCGGTGCTGAACCTGGCCTTCGACCTGGGTGTTGCGCTCGACATCGTGGCGGGGGTGCGGCTGGGTCCCGGCCAGATCAGCGTCCACCCCGCCAAGCTGGGGCTGGTCGGACACGGCTTCGGCGGCTCGGCCGCGGTGTTCGCGGCGGCCGGCATGCCCGCCAAACCATCAGCCGTGGCGGCGATCTTTCCGACAGTGACCGCTCCCCCGCCGGAGCAGCCCGCAGCGACACTCAAAGTCCCGGGCCTGATCATGAGCGCACCAGGAGATCCCAAGACGTTGACGTCCAACGCCCTCGAGCTGTCGCAGGTGTGGGACACTGCCACGCTGCGCATCGTCAGCAAAGCCAAGGCCGGTGGCCTGGTCGAGGGCAGGCGGCTGACGAAAGTGGTCGGGCTGGCCGGCGCGGACCGCAGGACGCAGCGTTCAGTTCGGGCGCTGCTCACCGGATATCTGCTGTACACCCTCGACGGCAACAAGGCGTATCGCGAGTTCGCCGATCCCGATGCGCGGCTGCCCAAGACGGACGCGCTGGATCCGGAGGCTCCTCCGGTGACCCCAGAAGAGAAGATCGTCACGCTGTTGAAGTGA
- the glmS gene encoding glutamine--fructose-6-phosphate transaminase (isomerizing) — protein MCGIVGYVGPRPACEVVLDALRRMEYRGYDSSGMAVVDGEGKLTVRRRAGRLANLEAAVADMAPSELTGTTGLGHTRWATHGRPTDRNAHPHRDAAGKIAVVHNGIIENFAMLRQELETAGVEFASDTDTEVAVHLVSQAYHQGDTAGDFGASVLCVLRRLEGHFTLVFANADDPGTIVAARRSTPLVLGIGDGEMFVGSDVAAFIEHTRHAVELGQDQAVVITADGYRITDFDGNPDDANAREFHIDWDLAAAEKGGYEYFMLKEIAEQPTAVADTLLGHFVGNRIVLDEQRLSDQELRDIDKVFVVACGTAYHSGLLAKYAIEHWTRLPVEVELASEFRYRDPVLDRSTLVVAVSQSGETADTLEAVRHAKEQKAKVLAICNTNGSQIPRECDAVLYTRAGPEIGVASTKTFLAQVAANYLLGLALAQARGTKYPDEVEREYRELEAMPDLVARVISGVKPVADLAYRFAQSSTVLFLGRHVGYPVALEGALKLKELAYMHAEGFAAGELKHGPIALIEDDLPVIVIMPSPKGSATLHAKLLSNIREIQTRGAVTIVIAEEGDETVRPYADHLIEIPAVSTLLQPLLSTIPLQVFAAAVAQARGYDVDKPRNLAKSVTVE, from the coding sequence ATGTGCGGAATTGTCGGCTACGTGGGGCCGCGTCCTGCCTGCGAGGTCGTCCTGGACGCGCTTCGCCGGATGGAGTACCGCGGCTACGACTCCTCGGGCATGGCCGTGGTCGACGGTGAGGGCAAGCTCACAGTGCGCCGCCGTGCCGGCCGGCTGGCCAATCTGGAGGCGGCGGTGGCCGACATGGCGCCGTCGGAGCTGACCGGGACCACCGGCTTGGGCCACACCCGCTGGGCCACCCACGGTCGTCCCACCGACCGCAACGCGCACCCGCACCGCGACGCCGCCGGCAAGATCGCCGTCGTCCACAACGGCATCATCGAAAACTTCGCCATGCTGCGCCAGGAGCTGGAGACGGCCGGCGTGGAGTTTGCCAGCGACACCGACACCGAGGTCGCGGTGCACCTGGTGTCGCAGGCGTATCACCAGGGCGACACCGCCGGCGATTTCGGTGCCTCGGTGCTGTGCGTGCTGCGCCGGCTGGAGGGCCACTTCACCCTGGTCTTCGCCAACGCCGACGATCCCGGCACCATCGTCGCTGCCCGCCGCTCGACTCCGTTGGTGCTCGGTATCGGTGACGGCGAGATGTTCGTCGGCTCCGACGTGGCCGCGTTCATCGAACACACCCGTCACGCGGTCGAACTCGGCCAGGACCAGGCGGTGGTGATCACCGCGGACGGCTACCGGATCACCGACTTCGACGGCAACCCCGACGATGCGAATGCGCGTGAGTTTCATATCGACTGGGACCTGGCGGCCGCCGAAAAGGGCGGCTACGAGTACTTCATGCTCAAAGAGATCGCCGAACAGCCCACCGCGGTGGCCGATACGCTGCTGGGGCATTTCGTCGGCAACCGGATCGTGCTCGATGAACAACGCTTGAGCGATCAGGAACTGCGCGACATCGATAAGGTGTTCGTGGTCGCCTGCGGCACGGCGTATCACTCCGGGCTACTCGCCAAATACGCCATCGAGCACTGGACGCGACTGCCGGTGGAAGTGGAGCTGGCGAGCGAATTCCGTTACCGCGACCCGGTTTTGGACCGCAGCACCCTCGTTGTAGCGGTCTCGCAGTCCGGGGAAACGGCCGACACGTTGGAAGCGGTCCGCCACGCCAAGGAGCAGAAGGCCAAGGTGCTGGCGATCTGCAACACCAACGGCTCCCAGATCCCACGGGAGTGCGATGCGGTGTTGTACACCCGCGCGGGCCCGGAGATCGGCGTCGCCTCCACCAAGACCTTCTTGGCGCAGGTCGCCGCCAACTACCTCCTCGGTCTGGCCTTGGCGCAGGCTCGCGGCACCAAGTACCCCGACGAGGTCGAACGCGAGTACCGCGAACTGGAAGCGATGCCCGATCTGGTGGCCCGGGTCATCTCCGGAGTCAAGCCGGTCGCCGACCTGGCCTACCGGTTCGCGCAGTCGTCGACGGTGCTGTTCCTGGGTCGCCATGTCGGCTACCCGGTGGCGCTGGAAGGTGCGCTCAAGCTCAAGGAACTGGCTTACATGCACGCCGAGGGCTTCGCGGCCGGCGAGCTCAAGCACGGCCCGATCGCCCTGATCGAAGACGACCTGCCGGTGATCGTCATCATGCCCTCACCCAAGGGCTCGGCCACATTGCACGCAAAGCTGCTGTCCAATATTCGCGAGATCCAGACCCGGGGCGCGGTGACCATCGTGATCGCCGAGGAGGGCGACGAAACCGTCCGTCCCTACGCCGATCACCTGATCGAAATCCCTGCGGTGTCAACGCTTTTGCAACCGCTGCTGTCGACCATCCCGCTTCAGGTGTTCGCCGCCGCGGTCGCCCAGGCCCGGGGTTACGACGTAGACAAGCCGCGCAACCTGGCCAAGTCCGTTACCGTGGAGTAA
- a CDS encoding rhomboid-like protein, with the protein MTHVSVSTRVRSWVLAVWHFVSNAPLTYTWLLVLAITTIIQNQLTGRQLHTVLLHRSTNIRHLGRDPLEVLFSSLLWIDGRNLEPYLLLFTLFLAPAEHWLGQLRWLTVGLTAHIGATYFSEGLLYFAIQMRDASERLVQSRDIGVSYFLVGVMAVLTYHIAKPWRWGYLGVLFVIFGFPLITMDKTELDFTAIGHFTAILIGLAFYPMARERQRPAWNPARLKEIFRKRGSQEAPAPHTV; encoded by the coding sequence GTGACGCATGTATCGGTGTCGACGCGAGTACGCAGTTGGGTGCTTGCGGTGTGGCATTTCGTCAGCAACGCGCCATTGACGTACACCTGGCTGTTGGTACTGGCGATCACGACGATCATCCAGAACCAGCTCACCGGGCGCCAGTTGCACACCGTCCTGCTGCACCGGTCGACCAACATCAGGCACCTGGGGCGAGATCCGCTGGAGGTGCTGTTCTCCAGCCTGTTGTGGATCGACGGCCGGAACCTGGAGCCCTATCTTTTACTGTTCACGCTGTTTCTCGCTCCCGCCGAGCATTGGCTTGGCCAGTTGCGTTGGCTCACAGTAGGACTGACCGCTCACATCGGCGCTACCTATTTCAGCGAGGGTTTGCTCTACTTCGCGATCCAAATGCGTGACGCGTCCGAACGTCTGGTGCAGTCGCGCGATATCGGGGTCAGCTATTTCCTGGTGGGGGTGATGGCCGTGTTGACTTACCACATCGCCAAGCCGTGGCGGTGGGGCTACCTGGGCGTGCTGTTCGTCATCTTCGGCTTCCCGCTGATCACTATGGACAAGACCGAACTGGACTTCACCGCGATCGGGCACTTCACGGCCATCCTCATCGGCCTGGCCTTCTATCCGATGGCTCGAGAACGCCAACGGCCGGCCTGGAATCCGGCGAGGCTCAAGGAGATTTTCCGCAAGCGAGGCTCGCAGGAGGCACCGGCCCCCCATACCGTCTAA
- a CDS encoding bifunctional ADP-dependent NAD(P)H-hydrate dehydratase/NAD(P)H-hydrate epimerase, translating to MRHYYSADEIRDSEAPLLASLPDGALMRRAAYGLATEIIRELTARTGGVAGRRVCAVVGSGDNGGDALWAATFLRRRGASARAVLLNPERTHPKALAAFTKAGGRVVESVPTATDLVIDGVVGISGSGPLRPAAAEVFAAVHDAGIPVVAVDIPSGIDVATGAITGPAVHAALTVTFGGLKPVHALADCGRVVLVDIGLDLPDTDLREFQAADVLARWPVPGPDDDKYTQGVTGVLAGSSTYPGAGVLCTGAAVAATSGMVRYAGSAHAEVLSHWPEVIASPTPAAAGRVQAWVVGPGLGTSDQEAAAALWFALETDLPVLVDADGLTMLAAHPELVVDRRAPTVLTPHAGEFARLAGAPPGPDRVGACRRLADSFGATVLLKGNVTVIADPGGPVYLSPAGQSWAATAGSGDVLSGMIGALLASGLASAEAAAAAAFVHARAAGLSAVDPGPGGAPTSASRILHHIRAALAAL from the coding sequence ATGCGGCATTACTACTCTGCAGACGAGATCCGCGACTCCGAAGCACCGCTGTTGGCCAGCCTGCCCGACGGCGCACTGATGCGGCGGGCGGCTTACGGATTGGCCACCGAGATCATTCGGGAACTGACCGCCCGCACCGGCGGAGTTGCCGGCCGGCGGGTGTGCGCGGTCGTCGGATCCGGTGACAACGGCGGCGACGCGCTGTGGGCAGCCACCTTCCTGCGCCGTCGCGGGGCGTCGGCCCGCGCGGTGCTACTCAACCCGGAACGCACCCACCCTAAGGCGCTGGCGGCGTTCACCAAAGCCGGCGGTCGCGTCGTCGAAAGCGTGCCAACCGCAACCGATCTCGTGATCGACGGGGTGGTGGGCATTTCCGGTTCGGGGCCGCTGCGGCCCGCGGCGGCCGAGGTGTTCGCCGCCGTGCACGACGCCGGGATCCCGGTGGTCGCCGTCGACATCCCCAGCGGCATCGACGTGGCGACCGGAGCGATCACCGGTCCCGCGGTGCACGCCGCGCTGACCGTCACCTTCGGCGGCCTCAAACCGGTCCACGCGCTGGCCGATTGCGGTCGCGTCGTGCTCGTCGATATCGGGCTCGACCTGCCCGACACCGATCTGCGGGAGTTTCAGGCCGCCGACGTACTCGCGCGCTGGCCGGTACCCGGTCCCGACGACGACAAGTACACCCAGGGCGTCACCGGTGTCCTGGCCGGCTCCTCGACCTATCCGGGTGCGGGGGTGCTGTGCACCGGTGCAGCGGTAGCGGCCACCTCGGGGATGGTCCGCTACGCCGGCAGCGCCCATGCCGAGGTGCTCTCCCACTGGCCGGAGGTGATCGCGTCGCCCACCCCGGCGGCGGCCGGACGGGTGCAGGCCTGGGTCGTCGGGCCGGGACTGGGTACCTCAGACCAGGAGGCCGCCGCCGCGTTGTGGTTCGCGCTGGAAACCGACCTGCCCGTCCTGGTCGATGCCGACGGGCTGACCATGCTGGCGGCCCACCCGGAGTTGGTGGTCGATCGCCGAGCGCCGACGGTGCTGACGCCGCATGCCGGTGAATTTGCCAGGCTGGCCGGCGCACCGCCCGGTCCCGATCGGGTCGGCGCCTGCCGCAGGCTCGCCGACAGCTTCGGCGCCACCGTGCTGCTCAAGGGGAACGTCACCGTCATCGCCGATCCCGGCGGCCCGGTGTACCTGAGTCCGGCCGGACAATCGTGGGCGGCAACCGCCGGTTCCGGTGACGTGCTGTCCGGGATGATCGGTGCCCTGCTGGCGTCGGGCCTTGCATCGGCCGAGGCGGCCGCGGCAGCGGCCTTCGTGCATGCTCGGGCGGCAGGGCTTTCGGCCGTCGATCCCGGGCCCGGCGGTGCGCCGACGTCCGCATCACGAATCCTGCACCACATCAGGGCCGCTCTGGCTGCTCTGTAG
- a CDS encoding glutamate decarboxylase: protein MSRSHPSVPAHSIAPAYTGRMFTAPVPALRLPEESMDPETAYRFIHDELMLDGSSRLNLATFVTTWMDPEAGKLMAETFDKNMIDKDEYPATAAIESRCVSMVADLFHAEGLRDDDPGSATGVSTIGSSEAVMLGGLAMKWRWRAKTKDWKGRTPNLVMGSNVQVVWEKFCRYFDVEPRYLPMEKGRYVITPEQVVDAVDEDTIGVVAILGTTYTGELEPVAEICAALDKLAASGGVDVPVHVDAASGGFVVPFLHPDLQWDFRLPRVVSINVSGHKYGLTYPGVGFVVWRGPEYLPEELVFRVNYLGGDMPTFTLNFSRPGNQVVGQYYNFLRLGREGYTKVMQALSLTARWLGEQLRTVEHCELISDGSAIPVVAFRLAGDHGYTEFDVSHELRTFGWQVPAYTMPDNATDIAVLRIVVREGLSADLARALHDDISTAVRTLNKLKPGGHYDAQHFAH from the coding sequence GTGTCCCGCAGCCACCCGTCCGTGCCCGCGCACTCGATTGCTCCGGCCTACACCGGGCGGATGTTCACCGCTCCGGTGCCGGCGCTGCGGCTTCCCGAAGAGTCGATGGACCCCGAGACCGCCTACCGCTTCATCCACGACGAACTCATGCTCGACGGCAGTTCGCGGCTGAACCTGGCCACCTTCGTGACCACCTGGATGGACCCCGAGGCCGGCAAGCTGATGGCCGAGACGTTCGACAAGAACATGATCGACAAAGACGAATACCCGGCGACCGCGGCCATCGAGTCCCGCTGCGTATCCATGGTGGCCGACCTTTTCCACGCCGAGGGGCTGCGCGACGACGACCCGGGCAGCGCCACCGGAGTGTCGACGATCGGCTCCAGTGAGGCGGTAATGCTGGGTGGTCTGGCCATGAAGTGGCGCTGGCGGGCGAAGACCAAGGACTGGAAGGGTCGGACACCCAACCTGGTCATGGGTTCCAACGTGCAGGTGGTGTGGGAGAAGTTCTGCCGCTACTTCGACGTCGAACCCCGCTATCTGCCGATGGAGAAAGGGCGCTATGTCATTACTCCCGAGCAGGTGGTCGACGCCGTCGACGAGGACACCATCGGTGTGGTGGCGATTCTGGGCACCACCTACACCGGTGAGCTGGAACCGGTGGCGGAGATCTGCGCCGCGCTCGACAAGTTGGCGGCGAGCGGTGGCGTGGACGTCCCGGTGCACGTCGACGCCGCCAGCGGCGGGTTCGTGGTGCCGTTCTTGCATCCGGACCTGCAATGGGATTTCCGGCTGCCCCGAGTGGTGTCGATCAACGTCAGCGGCCACAAGTACGGGCTGACCTATCCCGGCGTCGGGTTCGTCGTGTGGCGCGGCCCCGAATATCTGCCCGAGGAGCTGGTGTTCCGGGTCAATTACCTGGGCGGGGACATGCCGACGTTCACGCTGAACTTCTCCCGTCCGGGCAACCAGGTCGTCGGGCAGTACTACAACTTCCTGCGGCTCGGTCGCGAGGGCTACACCAAGGTCATGCAGGCACTGTCGCTCACCGCGCGGTGGCTCGGCGAGCAGCTGCGCACCGTGGAACACTGCGAGCTGATCTCGGACGGCTCGGCGATTCCGGTGGTCGCTTTCCGCCTCGCCGGGGACCACGGTTACACCGAGTTCGACGTCTCGCATGAATTGCGTACCTTCGGCTGGCAGGTCCCGGCCTACACCATGCCGGACAACGCCACCGACATCGCCGTGCTGCGCATCGTGGTGCGGGAAGGGCTGTCCGCCGACCTGGCCCGGGCGTTGCACGACGACATTTCCACCGCGGTGCGCACGCTGAACAAGCTCAAGCCCGGCGGGCACTACGACGCCCAGCACTTCGCGCATTAG
- the alr gene encoding alanine racemase, with translation MAVTPISRTPGVLAEAVVDLGAVEHNVRVLREHAGSAQVMAVVKADGYGHGATRVARAALAAGAAELGVATVDEALSLRADGITAPVLAWLHPPGIDFGPALVADVEIAVSSARQLDELLDAVARTGTTATVTVKVDTGLNRNGVPPALYPEMLARLRQAAAEHAIRLRGVMSHLVYADAPQQPINDVQAQRFRDMLAYAREQGVRFEVAHLSNSSATMARPDLTLDLVRPGIAVYGLSPVPELGEMGLVPAMTVKCAVALVKSVPAGEGVSYGHTWIAPHDTTVALLPIGYADGVFRSLGGRLEVLINGRRRPGVGRICMDQFVVDLGPGRVDVAEGDEAILFGPGTSGEPTAQDWADLVGTIHYEVVTSPRGRITRTYREAENR, from the coding sequence TTGGCCGTTACGCCGATATCCCGAACGCCGGGCGTCCTGGCCGAGGCCGTGGTCGACCTGGGTGCCGTCGAACACAATGTGCGGGTGCTGCGCGAGCACGCCGGAAGCGCGCAGGTCATGGCCGTCGTCAAGGCGGACGGTTACGGCCACGGCGCGACCAGGGTCGCCCGGGCGGCGTTGGCGGCGGGGGCGGCCGAACTCGGTGTCGCCACCGTCGACGAGGCGCTGTCGTTGCGGGCCGACGGGATCACCGCCCCGGTGTTGGCCTGGCTCCATCCGCCCGGCATCGATTTCGGGCCGGCGCTGGTTGCCGACGTCGAAATTGCGGTCTCGTCGGCGCGTCAACTCGACGAACTGCTGGATGCGGTGGCCCGCACCGGCACGACGGCGACGGTGACCGTCAAGGTCGACACCGGTCTCAACCGCAACGGCGTGCCGCCGGCGCTGTACCCGGAGATGCTGGCCAGGTTGCGTCAGGCCGCTGCCGAGCATGCGATCCGGCTGCGGGGAGTGATGTCGCACCTGGTGTACGCCGACGCGCCGCAACAGCCCATCAACGACGTTCAGGCCCAACGGTTCCGGGACATGCTGGCATACGCCCGCGAACAGGGCGTCCGGTTCGAGGTGGCGCACCTGTCCAATTCGTCTGCGACCATGGCCCGTCCCGACCTGACCCTCGACCTGGTGCGCCCGGGCATCGCGGTGTACGGGTTGAGCCCGGTGCCGGAGCTGGGCGAGATGGGCCTGGTGCCGGCCATGACCGTGAAATGCGCTGTGGCGCTGGTCAAGTCGGTTCCCGCAGGAGAAGGCGTGTCGTACGGGCACACCTGGATCGCGCCGCACGACACCACGGTGGCGCTGCTGCCGATCGGCTACGCCGACGGCGTGTTCCGGTCACTGGGCGGGCGCCTGGAGGTACTGATCAACGGCCGGCGCCGACCGGGCGTCGGCCGGATCTGCATGGACCAGTTCGTCGTCGACCTCGGCCCCGGCCGGGTCGACGTGGCCGAAGGTGACGAGGCCATTCTGTTCGGGCCCGGCACCAGCGGCGAGCCCACCGCACAGGACTGGGCCGATCTGGTGGGCACCATCCACTACGAAGTGGTCACCAGCCCGCGCGGGCGGATCACCAGGACCTATCGTGAGGCCGAAAACCGTTGA
- a CDS encoding alpha/beta fold hydrolase, whose translation MTAVATIVGAAARRSLAERSGVIEDPYTDEDFERLDSDRGHVVTTPDGVPLAVREAGPVDAPVTLVFAHGFCLRMGAFHFQRIRLGEHWGSKVRMVFYDQRGHGQSGEAAPQTYTLTQLGQDLETVLRATAPRGPIVLVGHSMGGMTVLSHARQFPEHYGQRIVGAAIISSAAEGVTRSPLGEFLKNPALEAVRFTARSAPKLVHRGRTVSRSLIAPILRAASFSDLQVSRSLDAFSQRMMNDTPIATLVEFLQALEVHDETAGLWTLLKVPTLIACGDHDLLTPDEYSRKMAASLPQSELVIVTGASHLALLEKPDAINEGLVRLVDRATPAAMTLRYRRFRERWRRRG comes from the coding sequence CTGACCGCGGTCGCCACGATCGTCGGAGCCGCTGCCCGCCGCTCGCTGGCCGAACGCAGCGGCGTCATTGAAGACCCTTACACCGACGAGGATTTCGAGCGGCTGGACAGCGACCGCGGCCACGTGGTGACCACCCCCGACGGGGTACCGCTGGCGGTGCGCGAGGCCGGGCCGGTCGATGCGCCGGTGACCCTGGTCTTCGCCCACGGTTTTTGTCTTCGCATGGGCGCCTTCCACTTTCAGCGGATCCGGCTTGGCGAACACTGGGGCTCGAAGGTGCGGATGGTCTTCTACGACCAGCGTGGGCATGGCCAGTCCGGTGAAGCCGCGCCGCAGACCTACACGCTGACCCAACTCGGCCAGGACCTGGAAACGGTCCTGCGGGCCACCGCGCCGCGCGGGCCGATTGTGCTGGTGGGACATTCGATGGGCGGAATGACGGTGCTGTCGCATGCCCGCCAGTTCCCCGAGCACTACGGCCAGCGGATCGTGGGGGCCGCGATCATCTCCTCGGCCGCCGAAGGGGTGACGCGCTCACCGCTGGGCGAGTTCCTCAAGAACCCGGCGTTGGAAGCCGTGCGGTTCACTGCCCGCTCCGCACCGAAGCTGGTACACCGCGGCCGCACCGTGTCCCGGTCGCTGATCGCCCCGATCCTGCGCGCCGCGTCCTTCAGCGACCTGCAGGTCAGCCGGAGCCTGGATGCGTTCTCGCAGCGGATGATGAACGACACCCCGATCGCCACCCTGGTGGAGTTCCTGCAGGCCCTGGAAGTCCACGACGAAACCGCGGGGCTATGGACGTTGCTGAAGGTCCCGACGCTGATCGCCTGCGGCGACCACGACCTGCTCACCCCGGACGAATATTCGAGGAAGATGGCGGCTTCGCTGCCGCAGTCGGAACTGGTCATCGTCACCGGGGCCAGTCATCTGGCGCTGCTGGAGAAGCCCGACGCCATCAACGAGGGATTGGTTCGGCTGGTCGACCGGGCCACTCCGGCCGCGATGACGTTGCGGTACCGGCGGTTTCGGGAACGGTGGCGGCGCCGTGGCTGA
- the tsaE gene encoding tRNA (adenosine(37)-N6)-threonylcarbamoyltransferase complex ATPase subunit type 1 TsaE, producing the protein MAEQQKLERVEDTVALGARLGEQLRAGDVVVLSGPLGAGKTVLAKGIAATMDVDGPVTSPTYVLARVHPARRSGRPAMIHVDLYRLLDRPGAVLLGELDSLDLDTDLDDAVVVVEWGEGLAERLSQRHLDVRLERVSHSDVRIATWQWVCS; encoded by the coding sequence GTGGCTGAGCAGCAGAAGCTGGAGCGTGTCGAGGACACCGTCGCGCTGGGAGCCCGGTTGGGTGAGCAGCTTCGGGCCGGCGACGTGGTGGTGCTCTCCGGTCCACTGGGTGCTGGAAAGACCGTGCTGGCCAAGGGAATTGCCGCAACCATGGATGTCGACGGTCCGGTCACCTCGCCGACCTATGTGCTGGCGCGGGTACACCCGGCGCGCCGATCCGGCCGTCCGGCGATGATTCACGTCGACCTGTACCGCTTGCTGGACCGGCCCGGTGCCGTTCTGCTCGGCGAGCTCGACTCGCTGGACCTCGACACCGATCTCGACGACGCGGTGGTGGTGGTCGAGTGGGGGGAGGGCCTGGCCGAACGCCTGTCGCAGCGCCACCTTGACGTCCGGTTGGAGCGAGTCAGCCATTCCGACGTGCGGATCGCGACCTGGCAGTGGGTGTGTTCATGA